tccttacgttccttaaattttaactgattatttaatataattaacgacccaccatgtatggaactaattctggtgaacgaacttcccacctgatgattattaaattgaggcattaattcattatttgttaaccaatgttcagtaatacataaaatatcaacataaaaatcgttcataaaaagttcaatctgtaaatcttttcctctaatacattgaatgttttgatgcaccaggtggatatactttccatgtttacagtatttttcattatatttatttaaaactaaattgccagagacagaatcttttgtcttaacagctagtttaaatcattggttatgactggaaccaattccaagctcacactgggctgctcaataggagcagagttgtctgccaaattcttggcagaaatgtcaagtaaataggatagcgataaagctatttgtctcttgtaataatttgaaaggtaacacttacctttagtcaaaaacaccataggcatatggtatttactaacaaatttgttagtgtcaattatgataaacttactactatatgtacaaagattatatagagatatattcaacttatgtctaatgttattttctgcctctgacatttgctcacaataggggaatgtgaaaataataatttcatgcactgcaagtgaatttaactgttcaaagtatttaagtaaattatttttgttcacatttcccctattacccataagaattagcagtgttgtcttagaattaatattactgtcatttaaaatttgttttaagatattttcaaagctactgtgaggcagacaattgctgattgtactaagtccctttaggtgatagtttaaaaatgagctcatattgctcccaatttcatcacaatacataataatattaggtttaggtgtgctttgttgtggagtgtggaaggagctattatcatttatttgctgttgtggtaaactgtcacacaggcttggatcgagtacactggtcaacaaatgtccagtcgcttgcttacatgcacatgactgggcattggtcagcgactcaaaccgctctgaattgtgcttaatctgggatattaaatcatccatggctaaagaatattcattaatcacctttttcgaactctcatttattgtttctagggattgtatagaatcctccaaactctgaacttttgattttaaaatctgtgtgtcagtttcatactgtagtttactatgttctaattgaacagaatacaagtctaacttatccactaaattaacattaattttacaaaatctcaatttcttaaaaaacaatttattcatttttgataatctctggttttttttaatcattctatttaatttaatatattttttgagtttgtttCCGCTGCAATTTACTAGTCTTGGTGTGGTGGATTCATTGATTAAATCTATACTAACAACAGGGTTTTCAATTGGAGCGGCAACCAACTGTGAGTCGGGCCGGACCAGTTCCTCGAATAAGTTTTGAGTGTGTGCCGCTGCAGCAATATTTTGGGCCTCCTGTAGCTCGTAGATTTGCTCGTGGGCGTCGTGCAGTGCTCTCTCTAATGAGTTGATGTCTGTCAAGGCCTGTTCATATGCTGCACTACACTCAGTAAACTTGTCAACCGTCTCCTGGAGCCGGGCCCGCTCTgaatttacatcattgtaaacattttctaaagaacATAGTTCCTTCTTTAACTTCTCTATACTATTAAGTGATAATAATAGTTCCTTTTCACTATCCTCTCTTTCACTAAGCAGTTGAGCACACAAttccttggatttttttaattccagcaAGGTAATTTGGAGTTTGTCAGCCTCCTGCTGGCGAACCGCTGCAGCTGCTCTGCGAGTTAgcattataaatgtattttatagtaGGATAGACCCAAAACAAACCAGGGAATTGCTTACTCAAGCTAAGCGATATTACGagcgtacttacatgaaatagtgACGTTTCACTATGCCTACACTGTGTTCTGACTCTGTACAATGATTTACTACGctgtaatacaaacaaaattggtaataaatagcgataaaaacatagaaaatataccgagacgaacacaaatttaaatttataacctacaacggctacaaatttaagatattacaagacacttgtaaacgtcactaaagcacttcacttattatgtatacattaaaattaacactaaaactatttaattcacATCAAAATGgcttaatattacatgaaatataattaaatatagaataattaaaagggACCTAGCAAAATCAGCTGCTGATTCTTTGACAGCCAGGGTTGCCATCctttaacaatataataataaatgtcaaGGGGGGTCATAAAACAAGTGCGgtgatatacacgcatcagctttcaaatgctagtgtatcaaacaataagataagataagataatcatttaacaatataataataaatgtcaaGGGGGGTCATAAAACAAGTGCGgtgatatacacgcatcagctttcaactgctagtgtatcaaacaataagataagataattatttacaatataataataaatgtcaaGGGGGTatgcttaatataataattttgtatctGATAACTTGAGCCTGCCGCAATTTCGTTATCTGGGTCTTAATAAGCAATGACAGGCCATGCTAGGATAAGCCAAGTGATTCTGCCCCCAGCGAGTGGGTTTTGTTCAATATTTGATGTGTCCATTGTTTGTCCAGTAGCCCCTCTAGTGCTAAGAATCACTCGGACTCACTTGAAAGCCTCATTGGCAGCCTGAACTGCCTGCTCCACATCAGCCTGGCCCGCCTGCTGGATGTCCGCAATAACCTTGCCATTGGCCGGGTTTACCGTCTGGAATGTCTTCCCCTCTGATGACTTCACCCATTCATTGTTGATGAAGAGCTGAAATAACATAACTTATATACATGTATCaggattgtaaaaaatataccatTCCTACTGTTTGCATATTGTACCTACGCTACTTACATAGTCTTACCCACTCAAATCGAATTCtgaaactgtaataatatattgtacacaataatatgttatgtatgcttatatataattaatttaatttaattctcatTTAAGTGAAGTTTTATATATCttcttttgtgaaataaagttcttaaacctaaaaaaagtatACACAATTTTGTTAAGTATTgagatatacaccgtgtttttttttattttcgttaatttcaagggtgcattcctgactttctcaaagacaccggtattctaatgaactccattttggagataatcaataatttatttttatctcatAAGGCCCCTATGTCTATGAGCGTGTACAcatgccttagggcctgtttacatactgattcgtgtttagtacgagttaatacatttgctactaaacgtctACTCCTAGCCTACTCCTAGTGAATAATGTTCTCTAATCTAGTACTAGTAAATAAGTAGTTAAAGTTATGTTAAACACACCATAGTATTACGATGTTGTAAATCTTAACGGAGgagcggtgtctcttgacacaggtatttttatacttacaaaaatcAGGTTCTGCTactgaataaatcattttttatttttgacgtgATAACGTCTTATAAATTGATGAACACCGGTAGCATGCACGTAAAAGTGTcacgttgtggacagatctcTATGGTAACGTTACGGCCACGTTGTAgacagatctccatggtaacttcttctttgtattatacaaaataatgataattcagtgataataattcaattcataaataaaagtatgcaattttcatcaatgtttcttatgacgttatcattatcacgcaaaattatcttccgtaaaccgactttacagacaacattttttttttttaaacgtaattactatctcggacgatcaatgtttgaaatgtcattgatatgtcatagttttcaattgtttggttgagttaaatgtaatgcccgtgttacaacaacgctatctgcaacatttaattacttttttataaataaaaacaaacaaaaaaaattaattatccatgccatttagtttccttaaacatacttactCATGCCCCAAAGTTAACGGATTTTAataataatcggacagacagacggatatgacgaatctataagggttccgttttttgccatttggctacggaaccctaataaaaacacggtgtatatgaccCACCGTATGGtgcaaaacatatttttttataaaatgcatTAATGTAAGTGAAGCTTGAAGGATAACTGGCATTAAGTCTCTAAATGAATACAAGGGTCATACACAGATTCAAAGTAAAATTTGTCACTCCAGTGTCACAGTTACCAgtttaatatatgtttattaagttataataattttatcacAAAGGTTAATAGAAACAAAGTATACCTACTTTTAGGAATATTTCCACAAGAGTATAAAACCTAAAGTAGTAGTAGGATTCAAGTCACAGAAACCAATTAATAtggttttaaaaatacaaaataggtagtAGGAGCATACCCTAGCACAagtgataataattatttaactgttctttaataaattttataaaaaattctatttgaaAAATTCAtagtattcaaatttacaagTAAGCATTACTGCAACAAGTTTCTACAAACCAATGACTATTTGAAATGTTAACATTGCAATTATTGCAAATATAaatctaattaaataacatttagaTAAGATAAGACAACAAGTTAATATTTGCCAAATGTAAACATTACATACTTTAGTGTAGTACCCTAAGCTGAGCTTCGAATTATGGCTTGGCAAAAACGAAATAACCTTGAAACATTTAGTTTGTTATTCGAAAAGCGGAATGTGATGCGAGTTCGTAACATATGATAATAATACCCATTACCTGATTACCGTATTAGTAAATATGAACTTACTCCGGTGTAGAGAATTTCGGGGTTGATTTGAGGTGCCGGCGCTGCTGCTGTGGCAAATTTCGCTTTTTGCGTTACAACTTTACTAATATTTCGCAACATGATATTTTCTTTCAAATTACAAGCACACAAAACCGAAGAAGCCCGAAGCCGGCCGGCGACTGACCTGACTTATTTTGTCACTGAACTGAATGTGAATGGTTGGTCAATGCGAATTGACCATAGATGATTGGATCCTATAGATAAGccatacgcgtgcgcccgtgagggacagaacatacgcaatgccacaaaagtaaaaatacgttttaacattcctgtgacataccaaaaacaacctacgtaatttggtcggttTATTTGTATATAGCGTATGTCCTGTCCCTCATGGGTGCACGCAAGCCTCAGAGTAAAGACAAATAGGACCGGATTTGTACGGTCGACTCTGTTTTCCAActcaaacagaaaaaaaacatgggCGCTCGtctataggatcctaccatTTATGTCCTGTCTGAGGCTTTGATTGGCTATGACTCAAGTAGACTCGACATCATATGAGATACTGACTGGCACTGACACTGACAGTCAGTAGCAACGTACAATAGCAACAGTTGCCGTGCCGGTCCGGGACGTAGCTCGAAAGGGAAGGAACGATTTGTAGAAAAAAACTGGTTTCTTACTGTGTGTGTGTCGTTTTCTTtcagagtttttttttgttaatgtttggATATCTTATTAAAGTTTGACCAACATTTAATTATACTCTTTATTAAAACCGCAATTATTATTGAACATGAAGCACCTAGAAGCCTATAAAATATTGGCACTATTCTTCGACATGAGTTATTGGTGAATTTCTTTGGACACTTTAAtggttataataaaattgtaacctAAAGATTCTAAAGCTTCAAGTATGAATGAAGAAGACGTATGGGATGACCTGTCTAATATACCTGCAGATCCACCACATATGCGTGAACTATGTGAAAATTGCAAGTAAGTAAACTATTTAATAGCTTCGAGTCTTAATGAAGCTTATCTATCCAtagtctatttattttatttttgtgatagaGTAAACTATGCTGTTTGTATTTCAGAAGGCCACAAGTAGTGTGTTGGTGTGCAGCCCTTCCCCCTGAGAGGTTACAACCACGCAGCAACATCATTCTCCTGCAACACCCAGCGGAGGAAAAACGCTGCCTCCGGACTGCGCCCATGCTGCAGCTAGGCTTAGCGGAAAACAAGTGCCTTATTTTCAAAGGGAAAAAGTTCCCACAACCAAGACATGACAACTTGGAAGACATCTTAATTCAACCTAATACATTATTACTATATCCAAGCAAAACTGCCATTGATATAAATGATTTAGTTAATGATAATGATTCATACAATCTTGTCCTCTTAGATGGTACCTGGCCCCAAGCCAAAGCTATCTATGCCTCCAGtcctattttacataatttaaggcAGGTTAAATTAATAACTAGTACTGTAAGTAGCTATATTATAAGAACGCAACCAACTGAAGGTTGTTTGAGTACGCTGGAAACAGCTGCAGAGGCTTTGTCTCAATTGGAGAAGGATACAAAATACAGAGATCAACTAGTACAACCTTTACATATGCTGTGCCAGTACCAATTGGACAATGGAGCAGTAACTCACCAGTCAAAagagtttttattgaaaacaagaACATATCCTAAATTAATAGGAAAACGCTTATCTAGGCTGTTAAGGTCTACAAATGATACTGTTCTCGATTTAGATTAAGCATATTACTTTTATAAGTGTTTCATATGAAGGATAAATAAAGTTTatcagattttttaaaatgtattgtgtTCTTATATTTCTTAATTCTTCTCAATATTATGAATGAAGATGGGTCAGAAATAGTAGtaagtagtaaaacactttattgtacagaaagaaacataaaacaggacagaacatacatcatttgtacaaaggtgaacttatcctttcagggatctcttccagttaacctttcctttgtaatattatttaatatccactgatatttcatttttatgggGGTAACAACTACAATTAAGTGCCTAGGGGgttgttaaattacttttagcTCTTATCAAACCTTTTTGGTTAATAGGTTTTTAGTTCCTTTTCCCGTCATTGATGTTTCTCTTGGACTCGTgagataaaataagataaagcCATAGAAAAAAGATAAGCAGCAACATAACACATACTGCTGTCTCTATCTAATTCCAAAAAATATTCTTTCCTCCGTCGATATTCGATAATACTGGTCAAATAACATCTTGTCAGTAGAGAAGGCGTGAAATTCAAACTTTCTATGgaacgataacccttcgcgcctacattttttaaatttgccgcttttttctactgacggaaatggcttgacagagtTTATATCGGTAGTGTCAAATAATCTCCGCTTTTAACGTTTTTTACTGTAAATAAGACAGCTTTCATTTTATAGCGTAGCAACACTGGGTAT
This region of Cydia pomonella isolate Wapato2018A chromosome 17, ilCydPomo1, whole genome shotgun sequence genomic DNA includes:
- the LOC133526831 gene encoding tRNA-uridine aminocarboxypropyltransferase 2, giving the protein MNEEDVWDDLSNIPADPPHMRELCENCKRPQVVCWCAALPPERLQPRSNIILLQHPAEEKRCLRTAPMLQLGLAENKCLIFKGKKFPQPRHDNLEDILIQPNTLLLYPSKTAIDINDLVNDNDSYNLVLLDGTWPQAKAIYASSPILHNLRQVKLITSTVSSYIIRTQPTEGCLSTLETAAEALSQLEKDTKYRDQLVQPLHMLCQYQLDNGAVTHQSKEFLLKTRTYPKLIGKRLSRLLRSTNDTVLDLD